CAGTTGTCATGGGATATTCATACTACTACAACTTTTCACATCTTCAGAGGCCAGCTTTGGTTTCGAAGAAGTCTTGTCACCCATTTGATGCCACACTTCAAAAATTCTGTGGGCTGCACATCACCTGTAAACAAAGTACACAAGCTGGAATACTGGTGGCAACTAAACATGTACAGCCACAAGTAAAAGTTCATTTTTGAAAGAGGATGTTgcaaaaaaacttttaaaaagttcAATTAAAAATTTATTGGCACATGGGTTTTATTGACCACAAACAATATAGAAGTGGGCAATAAGCTTTAATGTACCATTTAATGTAGGCACACTAATCTTACCCACAGTAACTGACAGCACCATGGGTAATTTTCAGAGGGTGCCAGTCACTATCCCAATAACCAGCACGTGTTCTCAAGTGCTGAACCAGGTTATTAGTAAACCACAGATGTTAGGGACaacaattccaaacaaaaactaATGAAAAACTCTGGATAGTTATTATATCGGCGTTAGATATTACAAATATACCGATTAAGTTTAGAAATAATTATACTTGATGTTGACACCGTTTAGCACCCGATCTCAAAATTTATATATTCTATTTTTTCAGTACGAGGTTACGATTTTAATTTAGAGGCATACGAACAATTTTAAACTGACAATGTAGTATTAATATTTGTAAATATAAGGAGCAAAAATATTAGAATTAAAATCATTTAAGATTTACGTTTTTCTTCAATCAGAAAATAAgctttaattttcaaattgaactgGATCATGCGCCAGGGTATTTGAGGGCTGGTTTCAGAAATTtatattttaatattaaatttTACACACGTACCTCAGCACGTTAACCTTCCTTCTTCTGCGGCCGGGGAAGGGTGGCACCAGGCGCTTATAAAGAAGCGAACTGTTCAACCCTGAATCTGAATAATACaatcctcagagataatgggaactgcagacaatCCTCAAGCTGCTTCTCAAAGGTGGAAGTAATTACATATGCGCATTTCGGGGCGCCAAAGCCGGCTGGCGTGCCCCTTAATATGAATAACACGGGTAATAAGGCGATTCCTGAACGTGAGCGTAATGACATATGCTCGATCCAGGGTCTCCCCACATCCTATCGCGAGATCCCCGAATCTTTAAAAGGCCTGCTCGGGCAGCCTGCGGCCTTCTTTTTGAAAACCATCACGTAAGTAATGGCGGACTGGAGCGTCTGCAATCGGTGAAACAGCTCAGCCATCCTCCTCACAGCAGCTCAGCCCGAGGTGGCTGTACCCTTATCTAATCTTTATAAAGTGATCCGTGTCGATATTTTGTTTACTTAACGTGAAAGGAATTCGCATTATGAGCATTTGGCGGGAGGGTGGTAGGTTCGGGGTTCAGGTCTCCCCGTGCCATGTGGCCCGGCCGCATTTATTCGGGTGGAGCCAGATTGTAGTGAATGAATGTTTAGGATAAAGTTCACTTGTCTAATCCAGGGTGGGATGAGGCTCTGCCAGTGATGGCCGGTCACCCACATTGAGCTATCGTAAACTGGAGCAGCAAGTGGCACTGGAGGGGAATACTGCAGCCCGAACGATCATTATCTCCTGAGGCTGCAGTTCTACCTGTACAGTGTGTGTAAAAGGTGATAAATGCAGCCAGGATCATGAATCCTACATTACCAGTACTAGCTTAATCTCACCATGCCATTGACTGACCTTTGCCTGATCTGCTTTAATATTTTTTAttatagaatctctgcagtgtagaaacaggcccttcagccccaacaagtccacactgatcctcagagcatcccacccacacccacccagatctacacatgcctgatcaccgtgggcaatttagcagggcccatccacctagcctgcacatttttggatatAGAGGAATTCTTAGTTTCAATATGTAAAGAGTATGAGTAAGAAGATATCTTACAAACGCATCCCAGTGGAGGGCTACAGATACGTAAAAAAGTCTTAGGTTTCTATCTGCTAGTGGTTTTGCGTCAGGGACTTAAATTCAGAAGTTCCAGTCCAAGTTGGTAAGTTCAGCACTGAGGATGAGGTGCTCTTTTTATAGATGAGATTGAATTAAGGCCTTACAAGTTCCATGGCCTTATCCGGCGTGATGATCTTACctgtgtcctgaccaatatttatccttgaGTTTACCATGAAAGGCTCTTCTGGTCCCCTCTccttccctgaggcatggtagCCCTCAGTTTAAACGACTAATGaagaacagccctatggtctgggaGAATTGTGCTGATATTACCTTTATTTATCATTAACCAGCAGTGCATTAGTTTGTACAGCCATTACTTTACTgctgttttaaaaattaattgctTCATTTCCTGTTTAAAACTGACTGAAatttaacaagataataaaatgtgaggctggatgaacacagcaggccaagcagcatctcaggagcacaaaagctgacgtttcgggcctggacccttctgtgttcatccagcctcacattttattatcttggaatctccagcatctgcagttcccattatctctgaaatttaACAAGTTTACTGGtagtaattttggaaggttgtGAGAGGGAGTATATAAATTGTGTTATCAGTGATAGCTGAGTGGAATGATAGGTGCAGAAGATGAATCCATTGAACCTTAAGCCCTTTCAAATTGGTTCCATTCCTATGCAAGCATTTCCTTTCGATCATCTGTTGAAAATTAGTTTCGCATGTGTTTTCACCACCCCTTCAGGTTTCGATCATTTCCTCTGACAAGATGATCGTTCTGCACAAAAAAATGACTCTGCCTGTAATTTATACTGTTAACATAGGAAATGTTGTGTGAGAATGGTTTAAATGTTATTGTGCAAATGTAGCTTTCATTGACCCCCACACAGGAAACAACGCAACATAATTTGTACAGCAACTGAGTCAGAGGTTAGCATTACTTAAAGTTCTTTTGAAAATGTGCATATTGTGACGGaaggatttgatttttttttgtttttttatagCAAATGGCGGACGACGCCGGTGGTAGAGGAGGCTTCCGCGGTGGCTTCGGCTCTGGTGGCCGTGGACGGGGGCGAGGCCGTGGAAGGGGACGTGGCAGGGGCCGTGGTGCTCGTGGTGGAAAGGCTGAAGATAAGGAGGTAAGATGCACGTTCCCAGTTATTCATGTGATAGGTTTTGCGTTATTAAAACCACAAAATTAATTGAATTTGCTCAAGTCCTGATGCATGTTGCCTTTTCTCCTTTCTTCCACAGTGGGTGCCAGTAACTAAGCTTGGCCGTTTGGTCAAAGATATGAAAATCAAGAGTCTGGAGGAAATTTACCTCTTCTCCCTTCCTATCAAGGTAATATCAATGAGAAAATTTATACCAAACTGCCTGTGGTAGATTGAATGGATCAGCCAGCTTCAATAACTGTAGATTTTTATATACATTTTCTTTATTATAGGAGTCTGAAATAATTGACTTCTTCCTGGGATCAGCCTTGAAGGACGAGGTTCTCAAGATCATGCCTGTACAGAAGCAAACCCGTGCTGGTCAGCGCACAAGATTTAAGGTAAAGTTTTACTCAGGCCACAGACAGCTCCCATACCCTTTGTGCTGCATGAATTTCCTTGGTATCTAATACGGAGTCTTAATGTTATTCTTAAAACATTTCAGGCTTTTGTTGCCATTGGTGACTATAATGGACATGTTGGTTTGGGTGTCAAGTGCTCAAAGGAAGTGGCCACTGCAATTCGTGGAGCTATCATCCTGGCAAAGCTGTCGATCATTCCAGTAAGGAGGGGTTACTGGGGTAACAAAATTGGAAAACCCCACACCGTACCATGCAAGGTAAGTATAAATACTATTGAATAATATTTGCATAACTTTATATTTTTATCAGGAATGTAGAACAAGAGAATTGGTTTCATTTAAAGGAGATTTAATTTTGGTGCTTATCTGTAGAAAGACTATGAACTATAGCTGGCACCGCACAATCGTTCATTATATTGGCTGCATTAATGTAATAACGTGTGCAGTTCCTCAATTATAGGGAGCTTACCATTTTAAATTACAGTTCTGTTTTGGTTTGTGTGTGATATTTGGTTCTGCATTGATgggaattgtttgaaatttgaactCAGTTTTGTGCAGTGTCTTGTAGTTTGCTCTTGAAAGGTTTCCATTGCTTTTATTTGTGAAGGACTAATTTTATGATGTATTGACCTAACGCTGTAACAAAAtcttaatgtttcaggtgacCGGGCGTTGCGGTTCAGTCTTGGTGCGTCTGATCCCCGCTCCTCGTGGTACTGGTATTGTCTCAGCTCCAGTCCCCAAGAAACTACTCCAGATGGCTGGTATTGATGATTGCTACACCTCTGCCAGGGGCTGCACAGCCACACTGGGCAACTTTGGTATGTTAGGTTTCTACATACAGTGTCTGGACAAGAGTTTTTATTTTGCTGCTTGTGGTCTGTAAAGTTCCCAAAGTACTGTTGAATTCTCTCAGCTCTGCTCAATTAACCTGGCAGTGGTGAAATTGGCatattaagagagagagagaaatggagcacTGCACGGCAGGTAGATCTTCCGTGTGGTTTACCTGTTCCATTTGAAGCTCAACAGGCTTGGAAGTTTTATTTTGTAAACTGAAAGATGCCATCTTTCTCCTGTAACTTGCTGTTTTGCTTGTCTGTAGCTAAAGCAACATTTGACGCCATCTCCAAGACCTACAGCTATCTGACCCCAGATCTATGGAAGGAGACCGTGTTTACTAAAGCCCCATACCAGGTTTGAAAGCTGAAATTAAACTTTACTGTGTTTTCTTGGAAATATGATGAGATTTAGAAATTATTTGAGATAATCCTTTGCTTTCATGTTTCTCAACTGTTGATGTTATTGCACCTTCTGTATCTGAAGCTATCAACCGTTTTGGCTTCTAAGGCACAATGTTCtctgccctgctataggaaaacaAAGCTATACCATCCCCAATTAACATAATTTTGAAATTATTGAGGTACTTAAGTGTATTGGGCCAGATTGTCCAGTTAATGACAATTAAGATTGCCATTCTGATGCTTTGCTTACAAAAGAAGGGAGATTTGTATTTCTGAAAGTAGATTCTTATGGCTCCCTGACAAGTGGATCCATACATCCACTCTGGCAGCTTTTTTTCTGCCACAAAACTATCAGAGGAAGGCAAACCACGTCCCCCTTTTCACAGCAATCGGCTCTATTCCATAGAATTTCAACAGATTtgctagtgtggaaacagaccctgagGGCCACTTTGCCTGCTCCTGTCAAAGAGTGAGTACATAGGATAAGAATGATGTTAAAGTGCTGTAAGGATAGGGTTGCCAGCTGGGTAGAAAGGGAtatggtgacaggataccagatGGTGGAGTGCAAGCTGAGGTGGAGGGTGGGATGGAAGTTTAAGGTCTGCAAAATCAACCTCAGGGTCTGGGAGCATCAGTAGTGTTGATCTAAAGTTTGTATTTCTATTTCTTGA
The Stegostoma tigrinum isolate sSteTig4 chromosome 23, sSteTig4.hap1, whole genome shotgun sequence DNA segment above includes these coding regions:
- the rps2 gene encoding 40S ribosomal protein S2 isoform X1; this encodes MLDPGSPHILSRDPRIFKRPARAACGLLFENHHQMADDAGGRGGFRGGFGSGGRGRGRGRGRGRGRGRGARGGKAEDKEWVPVTKLGRLVKDMKIKSLEEIYLFSLPIKESEIIDFFLGSALKDEVLKIMPVQKQTRAGQRTRFKAFVAIGDYNGHVGLGVKCSKEVATAIRGAIILAKLSIIPVRRGYWGNKIGKPHTVPCKVTGRCGSVLVRLIPAPRGTGIVSAPVPKKLLQMAGIDDCYTSARGCTATLGNFAKATFDAISKTYSYLTPDLWKETVFTKAPYQEFTDHLAKTHTRVSVQRSQSAVAPAT
- the rps2 gene encoding 40S ribosomal protein S2 isoform X2, which codes for MADDAGGRGGFRGGFGSGGRGRGRGRGRGRGRGRGARGGKAEDKEWVPVTKLGRLVKDMKIKSLEEIYLFSLPIKESEIIDFFLGSALKDEVLKIMPVQKQTRAGQRTRFKAFVAIGDYNGHVGLGVKCSKEVATAIRGAIILAKLSIIPVRRGYWGNKIGKPHTVPCKVTGRCGSVLVRLIPAPRGTGIVSAPVPKKLLQMAGIDDCYTSARGCTATLGNFAKATFDAISKTYSYLTPDLWKETVFTKAPYQEFTDHLAKTHTRVSVQRSQSAVAPAT